A region from the Gossypium hirsutum isolate 1008001.06 chromosome A08, Gossypium_hirsutum_v2.1, whole genome shotgun sequence genome encodes:
- the LOC107919736 gene encoding uncharacterized protein — protein sequence MSGESSEQSKKRGRPSHSPTDNRKTNKRITDKKARQEIRDIVVELTKAGPTLKQLLEAFRSINGDDLLQTVSYILDAIERWKGVQWQQNEEGNSMPCIQEIKDAISEAVSKEVSPLRNDLQNVMLPSFGGGKNGFLMTSQTPGSQCYQNFVQSADFPEQPNNQFENDLISSWPNPSILDGVLEEPWTNTMWPTSTCDENGEKFDDEQVKIFLEGFDGNTKRRVQYSDFNGLQEELDKFVVHNCFPSFLHPIIQKIKDAQKRANLAAVQLFLRLSCSIPQ from the exons ATGTCTGGAGAATCTTCTGAGCAGTCGAAGAAAAGAGGTCGACCAAGTCATTCTCCAACCGACAACCGAAAGACGAACAAGAGAATCACTGATAAAAAAGCTCGACAAGAAATCAGG GACATTGTAGTGGAACTTACAAAAGCGGGCCCGACTCTTAAGCAGCTCTTGGAAGCCTTTAGAAGCATCAATGGAGACGACTTGCTGCAGACAGTTAGTTATATACTG GATGCAATAGAGAGATGGAAAGGAGTGCAGTGGCAGCAGAATGAAGAGGGAAATAGCATGCCGTGCATTCAGGAGATTAAA GACGCAATAAGCGAGGCAGTAAGCAAGGAAGTATCGCCTCTTCGAAATGACCTGCAGAACGTTATGCTG CCCTCGTTTGGAGGAGGTAAGAATGGATTTTTGATGACTTCCCAAACACCGGGTTCCCAATGCTATCAAAATTTTGTGCAGTCAGCTGATTTTCCTGAACAG CCAAATAATCAGTTCGAAAATGACCTAATCAGCTCTTGGCCGAATCCCTCTATACTTGACGGG GTTTTGGAAGAACCGTGGACTAACACTATGTGGCCAACTAGTACTTGTGATGAGAATGGAGAAAAGTTTGATGATGAGCAAGTGAAAATATTTCTCGAGGGATTTGATGGTAATACCAAAAGACGAGTACAATATTCAGACTTCAATGGGTTGCAAGAAGAATTGGACAAATTCGTGGTGCACAATTGCTTTCCTTCTTTTCTGCATcctataattcagaaaataaaggATGCACAGAAAAGAGCAAACTTAGCAGCTGTGCAGCTCTTCCTACGCTTGTCATGTTCTATACCACAATAA
- the LOC107919648 gene encoding uncharacterized protein, with product MACIQEIKDAMSEAVSKLVLPLRNDLQNVMQTMPNINLPIASQALGCQYNQNPVQSDAFAEQSPLGLPFCEEPGINIMCSTSTCDENGEKFDDEQVTIFLQEWDGNTKGQVQYSDFNELQEELRKVELNCFPSFLDPILIQKIKDAYGDITEKSNSAAVQLILRLSCSIPR from the exons ATGGCGTGCATTCAGGAGATTAAA GACGCAATGAGCGAGGCAGTAAGCAAGTTAGTATTGCCTCTTCGAAATGACTTGCAGAACGTTATGCAGACTATG CCCAATATTAATTTGCCGATAGCTTCCCAGGCATTGGGTTGTCAATACAATCAGAATCCTGTGCAGTCGGATGCTTTTGCTGAACAG AGTCCACTGGGGCTGCCGTTTTGTGAAGAACCGGGGATTAATATTATGTGTTCGACAAGTACTTGTGATGAGAATGGAGAAAAGTTTGATGATGAGCAAGTGACAATATTTCTCCAAGAATGGGATGGTAATACCAAAGGACAAGTACAATATTCAGACTTCAATGAGTTGCAAGAGGAATTAAGAAAAGTGGAGCTCAATTGCTTTCCTTCTTTTCTGGATCCTATATTAATTCAGAAAATAAAGGATGCATATGGGGATATTACAGAAAAGAGCAACTCAGCAGCTGTTCAGCTCATCCTACGCTTGTCATGTTCTATACCACGATAA